Proteins encoded within one genomic window of Brassica rapa cultivar Chiifu-401-42 chromosome A09, CAAS_Brap_v3.01, whole genome shotgun sequence:
- the LOC103836757 gene encoding epoxide hydrolase A, which yields MEKIEHTTVSTNGINMHVASIGSGPVVLFLHGFPDLWYSWRHQLLSFADLGYRAIAPDLRGYGDSDSPPSHESYTLLHIVGDLVGLLDSLGVDQVFLVGHDWGAIIAWWMCMIRPDRVKALVNMSVEFHPRNPSVKTVDAFKALFGEDYYICRFQEPGDIEEDFAQVDTKKLVNGFFTSHNTRPPCIPKSVFRYLPDPPALPGWFTEQDVCFYADKFSQKGFTGGLNYYRAMNLSWELTAPWDGLQIKVPVKYITGDLDPTYHIPGTKEYIHEGGLKKHVPFLQEVVVMEGVGHFLQQEKPKEITDHIYGFFKKF from the exons atGGAGAAGATCGAGCACACGACGGTTTCCACCAATGGCATCAACATGCACGTAGCTTCAATAGGTTCAGGTCCAGTCGTCCTATTCCTCCACGGCTTCCCCGATCTCTGGTACTCATGGCGCCACCAGCTTCTCTCTTTCGCCGACTTAGGTTACCGCGCAATCGCTCCTGATCTCCGAGGTTACGGCGATTCCGACTCGCCGCCGTCTCATGAATCGTACACCCTACTCCATATCGTCGGAGACCTCGTCGGTTTGCTGGACTCGCTCGGCGTTGACCAGGTTTTCCTAGTTGGCCATGACTGGGGAGCCATCATCGCGTGGTGGATGTGTATGATCCGGCCTGATCGAGTCAAGGCGCTGGTGAACATGAGCGTTGAGTTTCATCCGAGGAATCCTTCTGTGAAAACTGTTGATGCGTTTAAGGCTTTGTTCGGCGAGGATTACTACATCTGCAGGTTCCAG GAGCCTGGAGATATTGAGGAAGACTTTGCTCAAGTTGATACGAAGAAGTTAGTAAATGGTTTTTTCACTTCGCATAACACACGCCCACCTTGCATTCCAAAGTCAGTTTTCAGATATTTACCTGATCCACCTGCTTTACCTGGTTGGTTCACCGAGCAAGACGTCTGTTTCTATGCAGACAAGTTTAGCCAAAAAGGCTTCACTGGTGGATTAAACTACTATCGCGCCATGAACTT AAGCTGGGAATTAACGGCTCCGTGGGATGGTCTACAGATCAAGGTCCCTGTGAAGTACATTACGGGTGATCTTGACCCTACATACCACATCCCCGGAACAAAGGAATACATACATGAAGGTGGTTTGAAGAAACATGTTCCATTTCTACAAGAAGTGGTGGTGATGGAAGGTGTTGGTCATTTCCTTCAGCAAGAGAAGCCCAAGGAAATCACTGATCATATCTATGGTTTCTTTAAGAAATTCTGA
- the LOC103836756 gene encoding epoxide hydrolase A — MEKIEHTTISTNGINLHVASIGSGPAILFLHGFPDLWYSWRRQLLSLADLGYRAIAPDLRGYGDSDSPPSHESYTVLHVVGDLVGLLDSLGVDRVFLVGHDWGAIVAWWMCMIRPDRVKALVNTSVVFNPRNPSVKPVDAFKALFGEDYYICRFQEPGEIEEDFAQVDTKKLINRFFTSRNPRPPCIPKSLGFRGLPDPPALPAWLTEEDVSFYAEKFSQKGFTGGLNYYRAMNLSWELTAPWAGLQIKVPVKFIVGDLDITYNIPGTKEYIHEGGLKKHVPFLQEVVVMEGVGHFLQQEKPDEVTDHIYSFFSKF; from the exons ATGGAGAAGATCGAGCACACGACGATCTCCACCAACGGCATCAACCTCCACGTGGCTTCAATCGGTTCAGGTCCAGCGATCCTCTTCCTCCACGGCTTCCCCGATCTCTGGTACTCTTGGCGCCGCCAGCTCCTCTCTCTCGCCGACTTAGGCTACCGCGCGATCGCCCCCGATCTCCGAGGATACGGCGATTCCGACTCTCCCCCGTCTCATGAATCGTACACCGTGCTCCACGTCGTCGGAGACCTCGTCGGGTTGCTGGACTCGCTCGGCGTTGACCGGGTGTTCCTCGTGGGGCACGACTGGGGAGCGATCGTCGCGTGGTGGATGTGTATGATCAGGCCTGATCGAGTCAAGGCGCTGGTGAACACGAGCGTAGTGTTTAATCCGAGGAATCCTTCTGTGAAGCCTGTTGATGCGTTTAAGGCCTTGTTTGGTGAGGATTACTATATCTGCAGGTTTCAG gAGCCTGGAGAGATTGAGGAAGACTTTGCTCAAGTTGATACGAAGAAGTTAATAAACAGATTCTTCACATCGCGTAATCCACGCCCACCTTGCATTCCCAAATCACTTGGTTTCAGAGGTTTACCTGATCCACCTGCGTTGCCTGCTTGGCTCACTGAGGAAGACGTCAGTTTCTATGCAGAAAAATTTAGCCAAAAAGGCTTCACTGGTGGACTAAACTACTATCGCGCCATGAACCT AAGCTGGGAACTAACGGCTCCATGGGCCGGTCTACAGATCAAGGTCCCTGTGAAATTCATTGTGGGTGATCTAGACATTACATACAACATCCCTGGAACAAAGGAATACATACATGAAGGTGGTTTGAAGAAACATGTTCCATTTCTACAAGAAGTGGTGGTAATGGAAGGTGTTGGTCACTTCCTTCAGCAAGAGAAGCCCGACGAAGTCACTGACCATATCTatagcttcttcagtaaattCTGA